The following are encoded in a window of Brevibacillus ruminantium genomic DNA:
- a CDS encoding sigma-70 family RNA polymerase sigma factor encodes MKQPHEEHLHQLILRCLDGDTEAFGDLYDLTIQDVQQTVFFLLDQKHDAEDVIHDIYLEVYQSLPGYDASRPFRAWLKGLCIRQIQNYRRRNWKLTRLFDRVSSFSLFREDANWSKPVDDQIIGREIWEKVMSLPFPYRSVLILRYLFDYSQEDIAAILQLPLGTVKSRLHHALRKAKIKLSEMPLGLAEE; translated from the coding sequence GTGAAGCAGCCGCACGAAGAACATCTGCATCAACTCATCTTACGCTGTCTGGACGGCGATACAGAAGCGTTTGGCGATCTGTACGACCTGACCATTCAGGACGTGCAACAAACCGTCTTTTTTCTTTTGGATCAGAAGCATGATGCCGAGGATGTCATTCATGACATTTATTTAGAGGTTTATCAGTCACTGCCCGGTTACGACGCCAGCCGTCCGTTTCGCGCCTGGCTGAAAGGCCTCTGCATCCGGCAAATTCAAAACTACCGCAGAAGAAACTGGAAGCTTACCCGGCTGTTTGACCGCGTATCCTCTTTTTCACTGTTTCGTGAGGATGCAAACTGGTCGAAACCCGTAGATGACCAGATCATCGGCCGTGAAATCTGGGAGAAGGTGATGTCCCTGCCCTTTCCCTATCGGAGTGTCTTGATCCTTCGCTATCTGTTCGATTATTCGCAGGAAGACATCGCCGCGATCCTGCAGCTCCCCCTTGGAACAGTCAAGTCCAGACTGCACCACGCCCTGCGCAAGGCAAAAATCAAATTAAGCGAGATGCCGCTTGGTCTCGCAGAGGAGTGA
- a CDS encoding branched-chain amino acid ABC transporter substrate-binding protein codes for MKKKNKLLFLSTLLVGALVTGCGSSGGANTGQTSSGNTNTPAPSTESNPNPGLTVLKIATQSPLSGAQSLEGEGIKLGAQMAVADRAEEFKKLGFEIQLFPQDDQADPKIGVTNAEMLIADQDVFAVIGHYNTGVAIPSSVKYEDGKLAMISPANTGVELTEAGKKSVNRLVARNDQIAPAAAKYAKDKLGATNVFLTHDKTAYGQGLTDEVRKAFKELGVNELGYEGITAGEKDYSAIVNQLVARKPDLVFFGGMYAEMGIIAKQARDKGYTGKFMGGEGLESADIYKIAGPAAEGIVYATVVSDIRSQEEGKKWIDRFKESFKKDPGAFSPFAYDATLVALNGIEKAIQENGGKKPTREQVMNAIRGTNEFSGLFTKVTFDDKGDNKHSQVYIYQYGKEKAEFMGEAGK; via the coding sequence ATGAAAAAAAAGAATAAGCTTCTCTTTCTCTCAACCCTATTGGTGGGCGCACTGGTCACAGGCTGTGGTTCAAGCGGTGGCGCCAATACCGGACAAACGAGCAGTGGAAACACCAACACTCCTGCTCCTTCTACCGAAAGCAATCCCAATCCAGGTTTGACCGTACTGAAAATCGCTACCCAAAGCCCGCTGTCCGGCGCTCAGTCGCTTGAGGGAGAAGGCATCAAGCTGGGAGCACAGATGGCTGTAGCCGATCGGGCTGAGGAATTCAAAAAGCTCGGTTTTGAAATTCAGCTCTTCCCGCAGGACGACCAGGCTGACCCGAAAATCGGCGTCACCAATGCCGAGATGCTGATCGCTGATCAAGATGTATTCGCTGTTATTGGCCACTACAATACCGGCGTGGCAATCCCCTCCTCCGTGAAATACGAGGACGGCAAGCTGGCGATGATCTCCCCTGCCAATACAGGCGTGGAACTGACGGAAGCAGGCAAAAAGAGCGTGAACCGCCTGGTCGCACGCAACGACCAGATCGCTCCGGCCGCTGCCAAATACGCCAAGGATAAACTGGGCGCGACGAACGTCTTCCTGACGCATGATAAAACGGCTTACGGACAAGGCTTGACCGATGAGGTCCGGAAAGCTTTCAAAGAACTGGGTGTCAATGAGCTGGGCTATGAAGGAATCACGGCCGGGGAAAAGGATTACAGCGCGATCGTGAATCAGCTGGTTGCCAGAAAACCTGACCTCGTTTTCTTTGGCGGCATGTACGCAGAGATGGGGATCATTGCCAAGCAAGCTCGGGATAAAGGCTATACCGGCAAATTTATGGGCGGTGAAGGACTGGAGTCAGCCGATATCTACAAAATTGCCGGCCCTGCTGCAGAAGGCATCGTATACGCAACAGTCGTCAGCGACATCCGCTCCCAGGAGGAAGGGAAAAAATGGATCGATCGTTTTAAGGAGTCCTTTAAGAAAGATCCTGGTGCCTTCTCTCCATTTGCCTACGATGCGACACTCGTTGCCCTGAACGGTATCGAAAAGGCAATCCAAGAGAACGGCGGCAAAAAGCCTACGCGTGAGCAAGTCATGAACGCGATCCGCGGCACCAACGAGTTCAGCGGGCTGTTTACCAAAGTTACCTTTGACGACAAAGGGGACAATAAACACTCACAGGTTTACATTTACCAATATGGCAAAGAGAAAGCCGAATTCATGGGCGAGGCAGGAAAATAA
- a CDS encoding sensor histidine kinase → MSRFRLKNLPLSRQILILFMLLTSVLGIGVGIVFPFAVKQYLVNNTYSLLEQEFYTLSDHISFNEHNELLPVPAAAPYFLQVLLSRYEYSFDMVVYSADGVQLGSRISDRASFRDRDAAALYRQAASFPRNQVQHGMLERGGEDYLFVSKLMDYHGFPYYLVLFSKEQELNQINALLTRQFFLIFLVLLLVSWLLAVWFSRYLSQPLRSLDESCQKIAKRQFDTPLTLDREDEIGQLARSFETMKHQLKEHDESQRRFVQNISHELKTPIMAIQGYTQGLIEGVFQGPQAEKGLETIMQESKRLEKVVGQLLYLTKIESVSEMMQMGRVDVIEMFQLLEQRLSVLNQDIEWQLTLPSSLVIEGDGEQLSTAFVNILENQLRYARSRLIVTASQADGKAVIHISNDGPPIEEALLPHLFQRFRKGKSGKHGLGLAIARAVFEAHGGTISVRNEAEGPCFAITLPVKR, encoded by the coding sequence ATGAGCCGATTTCGCCTGAAAAACCTGCCGCTCTCCCGGCAAATCCTCATCCTGTTCATGCTTTTGACCAGCGTGCTGGGGATCGGTGTCGGGATTGTCTTCCCGTTTGCCGTCAAGCAGTATCTGGTGAACAACACCTACTCCCTGCTGGAGCAGGAGTTTTACACCTTGTCCGACCATATTTCCTTCAACGAACACAACGAACTGCTTCCGGTACCGGCGGCCGCGCCCTACTTTTTGCAGGTTTTGCTTTCCCGCTATGAGTATTCCTTTGACATGGTTGTTTATTCTGCGGATGGCGTACAGCTTGGCAGCCGCATATCGGATCGGGCTTCCTTCCGAGACCGCGACGCAGCCGCCCTGTACAGACAAGCCGCATCCTTCCCGCGCAACCAGGTCCAGCACGGAATGCTGGAACGCGGCGGAGAAGACTATCTGTTCGTCAGCAAGCTGATGGATTACCACGGCTTTCCCTATTACCTCGTGCTGTTTTCCAAAGAGCAGGAGCTGAATCAGATCAACGCTCTTTTGACGCGGCAGTTTTTCCTGATCTTCCTGGTGCTGCTTCTGGTCAGTTGGCTGCTCGCCGTCTGGTTCAGCCGGTACCTCAGCCAACCGCTCCGTTCACTGGATGAATCCTGCCAAAAAATCGCCAAAAGGCAGTTTGATACACCGCTGACGCTGGATCGGGAGGATGAAATCGGTCAGCTCGCCCGCTCCTTTGAGACCATGAAGCACCAGCTCAAGGAGCATGATGAATCCCAGCGCCGTTTTGTGCAAAACATCTCCCATGAATTGAAAACGCCGATCATGGCGATTCAGGGCTACACCCAGGGCTTGATCGAGGGGGTGTTTCAAGGGCCGCAAGCGGAAAAAGGGCTGGAGACGATCATGCAGGAAAGCAAACGCCTGGAAAAAGTAGTGGGACAGCTTCTCTATCTCACGAAAATTGAATCGGTCTCAGAAATGATGCAGATGGGCAGAGTCGATGTGATCGAGATGTTCCAACTCCTGGAGCAACGGCTCTCCGTGCTGAATCAGGATATCGAATGGCAACTGACGCTTCCCTCCAGCCTGGTGATCGAAGGAGACGGAGAACAGTTGAGCACCGCCTTTGTGAATATCCTGGAAAATCAGCTGCGTTATGCGAGGAGTCGCCTCATCGTCACGGCGTCACAGGCAGATGGCAAGGCGGTCATTCACATCTCCAACGATGGTCCGCCGATCGAGGAAGCGCTTCTGCCTCACCTCTTCCAACGCTTCCGCAAGGGCAAATCAGGCAAGCACGGACTTGGCCTGGCCATCGCCCGCGCTGTCTTCGAAGCCCACGGAGGCACGATCTCCGTCCGCAATGAAGCAGAAGGGCCATGCTTTGCCATTACGCTGCCAGTGAAAAGATAG
- a CDS encoding response regulator transcription factor yields MQTPYLVYLVDDEASLLDLLQSYLQNAGYQVRAFRSGAEVLPVLDEPEQPHIWILDIMLPDIDGYELLRLIRGKSDVPIVFISARDQDMDKIIGLELGSDDYLAKPFLPRELVIRVQKLLQRTYEKGGALSPAPVQVTYQDWVTVGPYQISEKGRQVKEGESQIELTTKEFELIVYLLQNQGLALNREQILAAIWGEDYIGSDRAVDDLVKRIRKKMPKFPIETVYGFGYRMTRT; encoded by the coding sequence ATGCAAACGCCCTACCTCGTCTATTTGGTAGATGACGAAGCCAGTTTATTGGATCTTTTGCAATCCTATCTGCAAAATGCCGGTTACCAGGTTCGAGCCTTCCGCAGCGGCGCCGAGGTGCTGCCTGTCCTGGACGAACCGGAGCAACCACATATATGGATACTCGATATCATGCTGCCCGACATCGACGGATACGAGCTGCTGCGTCTAATCCGCGGGAAGTCGGATGTCCCCATCGTCTTCATCTCTGCCCGGGATCAGGATATGGATAAAATTATCGGACTGGAGCTGGGCAGCGACGATTACCTGGCAAAACCGTTTTTGCCTCGGGAACTGGTGATCCGGGTGCAAAAGCTGCTGCAGCGCACCTACGAAAAAGGAGGAGCCTTGAGCCCTGCACCTGTCCAAGTCACTTACCAGGACTGGGTAACCGTGGGACCGTATCAGATTTCCGAAAAAGGGCGGCAGGTAAAGGAAGGAGAGTCGCAGATCGAACTGACCACGAAGGAGTTCGAACTGATTGTCTACCTCCTCCAAAATCAGGGACTGGCCCTGAACCGCGAGCAAATTTTGGCCGCGATCTGGGGCGAGGATTATATCGGGTCGGATCGGGCTGTCGATGATCTGGTTAAACGGATTCGCAAAAAAATGCCCAAATTCCCGATTGAAACCGTCTACGGCTTCGGCTACAGGATGACCCGGACATGA
- a CDS encoding DUF3048 domain-containing protein — MQRRIKRTLMLLSLALLAACSPKPADTTPQPEQPPAPITQTPPAEEQPPQYPYTAPFTGLGSQERLDQRPIMVMINNAPQARPQSGVNKADLVYEVLAEMEMTRFLAVFHSQKPEVIGPVRSIRPYFIQLGVGLDAMLIHAGGSPDALRTLSRSDYSHLDEIPNGRYFWREKFRQAPHNLYTKPELIEQAMVDKGIRMTGELPYFPFFPSDAEITEGEPATKIDLVFHQLNKAGFVYDPEKKKYMRYTAGKPHLDLTTNEQLSTTNLLVIATKHRVLDNEGRKEVDVVGPGDGYLFQQGKAKKIKWKRSNGVIRAYEDASLSKEVPLLRGNTWVSIVPNAPAITSYLKFE; from the coding sequence ATGCAAAGACGCATCAAACGAACTCTCATGTTGCTTTCTCTGGCGCTGCTCGCAGCGTGCTCGCCGAAGCCGGCCGATACAACGCCGCAACCGGAGCAGCCGCCCGCTCCCATTACGCAGACCCCTCCAGCGGAAGAGCAGCCGCCGCAATATCCTTACACGGCACCATTTACCGGCCTGGGCAGCCAGGAGCGGCTGGATCAGCGTCCGATCATGGTGATGATCAACAACGCACCGCAAGCACGTCCGCAGTCTGGTGTAAACAAGGCGGACTTGGTCTATGAAGTTTTGGCTGAAATGGAAATGACCCGCTTCCTCGCTGTTTTTCACAGTCAAAAGCCGGAAGTGATCGGTCCTGTACGGAGTATCCGGCCGTATTTTATTCAGTTGGGCGTTGGGCTTGATGCTATGCTGATTCATGCCGGAGGCAGTCCGGACGCACTTCGGACGCTGTCCCGCTCGGATTACAGCCACCTCGATGAGATTCCCAACGGTCGCTATTTTTGGCGAGAGAAGTTTCGTCAGGCCCCACATAATCTGTACACCAAACCGGAGCTGATTGAACAAGCGATGGTGGACAAGGGCATCCGCATGACCGGAGAGCTGCCGTACTTCCCGTTTTTTCCTTCAGATGCGGAGATTACAGAAGGCGAACCGGCAACGAAGATCGACCTGGTCTTTCATCAACTGAACAAAGCCGGATTTGTCTACGACCCGGAAAAGAAAAAGTACATGCGCTACACAGCGGGAAAACCGCACCTCGATCTGACCACCAACGAGCAGCTGTCGACAACGAATCTGTTGGTGATTGCCACCAAACATCGCGTGCTCGACAATGAAGGACGCAAAGAGGTGGATGTCGTCGGCCCTGGGGACGGCTATCTGTTCCAGCAGGGAAAAGCGAAAAAGATCAAATGGAAACGGAGCAACGGTGTCATTCGAGCCTACGAGGATGCCTCACTTAGCAAAGAGGTGCCGCTGCTGAGGGGGAATACCTGGGTATCGATTGTTCCAAATGCACCTGCGATTACCAGCTATCTCAAATTTGAATAG
- a CDS encoding YerC/YecD family TrpR-related protein: MQLEKLKGKGIEQLFEAVLSLESMEECYRFFDDLCTVNEMQSLAQRLEVARMLRKGYTYNQIEAETGASTATISRVKRCLNYGNDGYQLALERIGK, from the coding sequence ATGCAATTGGAAAAGTTAAAAGGCAAAGGAATTGAGCAATTGTTCGAAGCGGTGCTTTCCCTGGAGTCGATGGAAGAGTGCTACCGCTTTTTTGACGACCTCTGCACCGTCAATGAAATGCAGTCGCTCGCACAGCGGCTGGAAGTAGCCCGCATGCTGCGCAAAGGCTACACCTACAATCAGATCGAAGCGGAGACAGGTGCCAGCACAGCCACCATCTCTCGCGTCAAGCGCTGTCTGAATTACGGCAACGACGGCTATCAGCTGGCGCTTGAGCGAATCGGAAAATAG
- the pcrB gene encoding heptaprenylglyceryl phosphate synthase, with product MIDYRSWRHTFKLDPDKTIDDAALEALCDSGTDAIIVGGTFGVTYDNTLELMSRIRRFAVPAVLEISSLDAVVPGFDAYLIPLVINAGDADWLFTPHVSGLKAYGSYIHWDEIITEGYLVANPDSGVARLTKARPIENAAEAKAYAQVAAKICRLPIVYLEYSGTYGDPTIVQACRNGAADAHLFYGGGIRSAEQAAEMAAVADTIVVGNIIYEDLEAALGTVPAVKAR from the coding sequence TTGATTGACTATCGCAGTTGGCGCCATACCTTTAAGCTGGACCCTGACAAAACCATCGATGACGCTGCATTGGAAGCACTCTGCGATTCAGGGACCGATGCGATCATCGTGGGCGGCACCTTCGGCGTAACCTATGACAATACGCTGGAGCTGATGTCGCGGATTCGCCGCTTTGCGGTCCCGGCCGTGCTGGAAATCTCTTCGCTCGATGCCGTCGTACCCGGTTTTGATGCGTACCTGATTCCGCTGGTGATCAACGCGGGAGATGCTGATTGGCTCTTTACGCCGCATGTCAGCGGTCTGAAGGCGTACGGTTCATACATACACTGGGACGAAATCATTACCGAGGGCTATCTGGTAGCCAACCCGGATTCCGGTGTAGCCAGGCTGACGAAAGCTCGTCCTATTGAGAATGCGGCGGAAGCCAAGGCGTATGCACAGGTGGCGGCGAAAATTTGCCGTCTGCCGATTGTCTATCTGGAGTACAGCGGCACGTACGGGGACCCGACTATCGTGCAGGCCTGCCGGAATGGCGCAGCAGACGCGCATCTTTTTTACGGGGGCGGTATTCGCAGCGCCGAGCAGGCAGCGGAAATGGCTGCCGTTGCAGACACGATCGTGGTCGGCAATATCATCTACGAAGATCTGGAGGCAGCGCTGGGGACGGTTCCAGCGGTAAAAGCGAGATAA
- a CDS encoding response regulator transcription factor — protein METAAHILLVEDDPEIARIVRDHLRREGHDVTWSTSGMEGWEDFQTGSFDLVLVDLMLPEMDGFTLCKNIRLVSDVPLLIMSARQEDESKVRGLALGADDYVTKPFSLLELSARIASHLRRYRRYQNHADSSELLTFKHGLAIDREKRMVFVNEEEVTLTAKESALLLLLVAHPHRTFSKKELYEHVWQQADTEGNNTVTVHVKSLRDKLGDTMREAAYIQTVWGVGYRFIGERLS, from the coding sequence ATGGAAACAGCAGCGCACATCCTACTGGTGGAAGACGATCCGGAGATTGCCCGGATTGTGCGGGATCATTTGCGAAGAGAAGGGCATGACGTCACGTGGTCAACCAGCGGCATGGAAGGCTGGGAGGATTTTCAGACGGGTTCCTTTGATCTGGTCCTCGTCGATCTGATGCTGCCGGAGATGGACGGCTTCACACTTTGTAAAAACATTCGTCTGGTGAGCGATGTCCCCCTGTTAATCATGAGCGCGCGGCAGGAGGACGAGAGCAAGGTGCGAGGACTCGCACTGGGAGCCGATGATTATGTGACAAAGCCGTTCAGTCTGCTGGAGTTGTCCGCGAGAATTGCTTCGCATCTTCGCCGGTACCGCCGCTACCAGAACCATGCGGACAGCAGTGAGCTGCTCACCTTCAAGCATGGGCTCGCCATTGACAGGGAGAAGCGAATGGTCTTTGTGAACGAGGAAGAAGTGACGCTGACAGCCAAGGAGTCTGCTCTGCTCCTTTTGCTGGTCGCGCACCCGCACCGGACGTTTTCCAAAAAAGAGCTGTATGAGCATGTCTGGCAACAGGCGGATACAGAGGGAAACAACACGGTGACCGTTCATGTGAAAAGCCTTCGCGACAAGCTGGGCGATACGATGCGGGAAGCTGCCTACATTCAGACGGTGTGGGGAGTCGGGTACCGCTTTATCGGAGAGCGCCTGTCATGA
- a CDS encoding sensor histidine kinase produces MKLKRWLLLTHLVIMLLPVAALFVLYGLINAFDQSRDVKEFVQASQKIGAIEQKLQDPSLYQIQPPQHYQAIAALSSHSVSIELYRIDGTLLYSSLDQGSLPYTRLQTERKRNLYDLHELRKNTRTYSVKKLVDRDSEMVGFYQITLAREEWLDGVRERGIWLAGSLAIFLILLYVTVVYLLNRKLNRPVALLMKQMTAFAQNLPIPANEHRSKDEIGEVLAHFEKMRESIDKARLELVHQQQEKEYMVASLSHDLKTPLTSIRAYAEALHHDTGLSNQERREYVSILFDKIDYMKQILDDLTMYTALRSSQGKTEQVAVDGEEFFETVLSGYEELCRKNGILLRTETAVAGTCELQPQQIMRLIDNLMSNAMRYTQAGKQIWLAAYSENQPLPPWIFPPCRPVLEEWGREGVMVIVQNEGEAIPAEQLPRIFEAFYQADPARTKKATHSTGLGLSIAKMIMDHHQGEIRIWSKAPYGTMVACWMPYRKDESN; encoded by the coding sequence ATGAAGCTGAAACGCTGGCTGCTGCTCACACATCTGGTTATCATGCTTTTGCCAGTCGCTGCCCTTTTCGTCCTGTATGGATTGATCAATGCTTTCGACCAGAGCCGGGATGTCAAGGAATTTGTGCAAGCCTCGCAAAAGATTGGCGCAATCGAGCAAAAGCTGCAAGATCCCTCTCTGTATCAAATTCAGCCGCCCCAGCATTATCAGGCGATTGCTGCACTCAGCAGCCATTCGGTGAGCATCGAGCTGTACCGAATCGATGGAACTCTGCTCTACTCTTCCTTGGATCAAGGCTCGCTGCCCTACACCCGTTTGCAAACCGAACGAAAGCGCAATCTCTACGATTTGCATGAGCTGCGCAAAAACACGCGGACGTATTCGGTGAAAAAACTGGTTGACCGCGATTCGGAAATGGTCGGATTCTATCAGATCACTCTGGCCAGGGAAGAGTGGCTGGACGGCGTTCGGGAGCGGGGCATCTGGCTGGCCGGCTCGCTGGCTATCTTTTTGATCCTGTTGTATGTGACAGTGGTCTATCTGCTGAATCGCAAGCTGAATCGACCTGTGGCCTTGTTGATGAAGCAAATGACCGCATTTGCTCAAAACCTGCCGATCCCGGCCAATGAGCATCGCTCCAAAGACGAGATCGGCGAGGTACTTGCCCACTTTGAGAAAATGCGGGAGAGCATCGACAAGGCCAGGCTGGAGCTGGTTCATCAGCAGCAGGAAAAGGAGTATATGGTGGCCTCCTTGTCGCATGATTTGAAAACACCGCTTACGTCGATCCGGGCCTATGCGGAAGCGCTCCATCATGATACCGGGTTGAGCAATCAGGAGCGGCGGGAGTACGTCTCCATCCTTTTCGATAAAATTGATTACATGAAACAAATTCTGGATGATCTGACCATGTATACGGCCCTTCGCTCATCTCAGGGAAAAACCGAGCAGGTCGCCGTTGATGGAGAAGAGTTTTTTGAGACCGTTCTGTCTGGGTACGAGGAGCTTTGCCGGAAAAATGGCATCCTTCTCCGGACAGAGACAGCGGTGGCGGGTACATGCGAGCTGCAGCCCCAGCAAATCATGCGTTTGATTGACAATCTCATGAGCAATGCCATGCGCTACACGCAGGCGGGCAAACAGATCTGGCTGGCAGCCTATTCGGAGAATCAGCCGCTGCCGCCGTGGATTTTTCCGCCATGCCGACCGGTATTGGAGGAGTGGGGGCGCGAGGGTGTTATGGTGATTGTCCAAAATGAAGGAGAAGCGATTCCGGCAGAGCAGCTGCCGCGGATATTTGAAGCATTTTACCAGGCAGACCCGGCCCGAACCAAGAAGGCGACTCACAGCACTGGGCTTGGCCTGAGCATCGCGAAAATGATCATGGATCACCACCAGGGCGAGATTCGAATCTGGTCAAAGGCCCCTTATGGAACGATGGTTGCCTGCTGGATGCCATACAGAAAGGATGAGTCGAATTGA
- a CDS encoding LolA family protein yields MKIRNMLLGCTLTLGVIVSGCGSPSLTGGEIVGKVLAAEKNQQDSYASEAKMRNYEGGQLKQEISVNEWFDAATGKRLVETTTGDEAATVLNDGKQLLIYEKGKDVAYTFDLTGSGDMPSQKDQIKNFLENIKNTHKVDVIGEEKLLDRTVTHIKATPQEKETLFGKAEFWIDQKTWHVMKSIMENGDAKSEVVYTKMEWNPAFTEKTFQIELPPNVKVTRMEDVNPAQKITLEEAQAALEKPFLYWDLPELKQDIELSDLKGEFQRKELTLSYTKDDVPYVSLSIFPVPKDDPSLTFPGSEKVTIRGKEGLYLKDIQFFMWDEDGMRYSLEIQHPDLKKDEVLKLADKMVSTKK; encoded by the coding sequence TTGAAAATAAGAAACATGCTATTGGGGTGTACCCTGACTTTGGGTGTGATCGTGTCTGGATGCGGGAGTCCGTCATTAACCGGCGGAGAGATCGTAGGGAAGGTGCTGGCGGCGGAAAAGAACCAGCAGGACTCCTACGCAAGCGAAGCGAAGATGCGCAACTACGAGGGAGGACAATTGAAACAAGAAATCTCGGTTAACGAATGGTTTGACGCAGCGACGGGAAAACGCCTTGTCGAGACAACAACAGGGGATGAAGCAGCCACAGTGTTAAATGACGGCAAGCAGCTATTGATCTACGAAAAGGGAAAGGATGTCGCCTATACGTTTGATCTGACCGGGAGCGGAGATATGCCTTCCCAAAAAGATCAGATCAAAAACTTCCTGGAAAATATCAAGAATACGCACAAAGTCGATGTGATTGGGGAAGAAAAGCTGCTGGATCGGACGGTCACCCATATCAAAGCGACGCCGCAAGAAAAGGAAACCCTGTTTGGGAAGGCAGAGTTTTGGATCGATCAAAAAACGTGGCATGTCATGAAGTCGATTATGGAGAACGGCGATGCCAAAAGCGAAGTGGTCTATACGAAGATGGAGTGGAATCCGGCCTTCACCGAGAAGACCTTCCAAATCGAGCTTCCTCCCAACGTCAAAGTGACCCGGATGGAGGACGTCAATCCAGCCCAAAAAATCACGCTGGAAGAGGCGCAGGCGGCGCTGGAAAAACCATTTCTGTATTGGGATCTTCCGGAGCTGAAGCAGGATATCGAGCTGAGTGACCTCAAAGGGGAGTTTCAGCGAAAAGAGCTGACGCTGTCCTATACCAAGGATGATGTGCCGTATGTAAGTCTCAGCATTTTTCCGGTGCCAAAGGATGATCCGTCACTGACCTTTCCAGGTAGTGAAAAAGTAACGATCCGCGGCAAGGAGGGATTGTATCTCAAAGATATTCAGTTCTTCATGTGGGATGAGGATGGCATGCGCTACTCTCTGGAGATTCAGCACCCTGACCTGAAAAAGGATGAGGTGCTGAAGCTGGCAGACAAGATGGTATCGACGAAAAAATAA
- a CDS encoding VanW family protein, producing MKPIKRSRLRLVAGIHYYRWKRYGQWLINRKSFAKEKREEQLPCLHKRHQTPLLRRLKDVEMWMQHNKITNLRIAAKRLNGIVIQPGETFSYWKLIGKPTRRKGYLDGMLLSHGRVLSGVGGGLCQLSNLIYWMTLFTPLIVTERHRHSYDVFPDSRRTQPFGSGATCFYNYLDLQITNPTQQAFQLCLSLTDADLAGEWRAELPPTRRYEVYEKKHWITPAIWGGYERHNLLYRRVYDLEGTFIEDEFITENHAFMMYEPLLPEAARG from the coding sequence GTGAAACCAATCAAGCGCAGCCGATTGCGGCTTGTGGCTGGCATCCACTACTACCGATGGAAGCGTTATGGACAGTGGCTGATCAACAGAAAGAGCTTTGCCAAAGAGAAAAGGGAGGAGCAGCTGCCCTGCCTGCACAAACGACATCAAACACCGCTGCTGCGCCGACTGAAGGATGTAGAGATGTGGATGCAGCATAACAAAATCACCAATCTGCGCATCGCCGCAAAGCGTTTGAATGGCATCGTGATTCAACCAGGCGAGACATTTTCGTACTGGAAGCTGATCGGAAAACCGACGCGGCGAAAAGGCTATCTGGACGGCATGCTGCTGTCCCATGGACGGGTGCTGTCTGGTGTGGGCGGGGGATTGTGCCAGCTTTCCAACCTGATTTACTGGATGACGCTGTTTACGCCGCTTATCGTCACAGAGCGTCATCGGCACAGCTATGATGTGTTCCCCGATTCCCGGCGAACACAGCCGTTTGGCAGCGGAGCCACCTGCTTTTACAACTACCTCGATTTGCAGATCACCAATCCGACCCAGCAAGCCTTTCAATTATGTCTCTCGCTGACCGATGCCGATCTGGCAGGCGAATGGCGAGCAGAGCTTCCGCCCACGAGACGGTATGAGGTGTATGAAAAAAAGCACTGGATCACGCCGGCCATCTGGGGTGGCTATGAGCGCCACAATCTCTTGTACCGGCGCGTTTACGATCTGGAGGGGACGTTCATCGAAGACGAGTTCATTACGGAAAATCACGCCTTTATGATGTATGAGCCGCTACTGCCAGAGGCTGCTCGCGGCTGA